In Apis cerana isolate GH-2021 linkage group LG5, AcerK_1.0, whole genome shotgun sequence, a single genomic region encodes these proteins:
- the LOC108004187 gene encoding septin-7 isoform X9, with protein MPVTALSRRRLDPAILARYNNQRANSSQQIQAKRELFFKGDNAGIISSPSVPSVPPPQPPSQAPTSMSTSSTSTSSTTTTTTTTLASPNTAPPTSSTVYTSVTSSAPTSKPRLPPSTVILNQNDASEDSNKRESNRNSENKETAVLHHPRPTPPTKPKELDGYVGFANLPNQVYRKAVKKGFDFTLMVVGESGLGKSTLINSMFLADIYSAEYPGPSLRVKKTVAVETSKVLLKENGVNLTLTVVDTPGFGDAVDNSNCWVPVIEYIESKYEEFLNAESRVVRRQIPDSRVHCCLYFVAPSGHGLKPLDVEFMQRLHDKVNIIPVIAKADTMTPDECAHFKKQILNEIAQHKIKIYEFPEVEEEEESKLHKVLRERVPFAVVGANTVVEHDGRKVRGRKYPWGIAEVENLEHCDFIALRNMVIRTHLQDLKDVTNNVHYENFRCRTLAGVGVDGKPTKVSNNLCPPGVMNSFMTVWNPLAQLEEEKREHDNKMKKMEIDMEQVFEMKVREKKQKLKDSEADLQRRHEQMRRSLEQQVRELEEKRRAFEAEKLAWEQQTGHSIEELRRRSLEANSKEAVDGKDKKNKKKGLF; from the exons atgccAGTAACTGCATTGTCGAGACGTCGTCTCGATCCGGCAATTCTTGCCAGATACAATAATCAACGAGCCAATTCTTCTCAACAG aTACAGGCGAAGCGTGAGCTATTCTTCAAAGGCGATAACGCCGGAATAATATCGTCTCCATCTGTGCCATCGGTCCCGCCTCCACAACCTCCGTCGCAGGCCCCGACGTCGATGAGCACATCGTCGACGAGCACGTCGTCGACGACGACCACGACAACCACAACACTTGCTTCGCCTAACACAGCACCGCCAACCTCTTCGACCGTGTACACAAGCGTCACATCGTCGGCGCCTACCTCGAAGCCACGATTACCTCCGTCCACGGTGATCCTAAATCAAAACGATGCATCAGAGGACAGTAATAAACGGGAGTCGAATCGAAATAGCGAGAACAAGGAGACTGCTGTCCTTCATCATCCGCGACCAACGCCGCCGACTAAGCCCAAAGAACTCGATGGTTATGTGGGATTCGCAAATCTACCCAACCAAGTTTATAGAAAGGCTGTTAAGAAAGGATTCGATTTTACTCTGATGGTCGTCG GTGAATCAGGACTAGGAAAATCAACCTTGATCAATTCAATGTTCCTCGCCGATATATATAGTGCCGAATATCCTGGCCCTAGCCTTAGAGTTAAAAAAACTGTAGCCGTAGAGACTAGTAAAGTATTGTTAAAAGAGAATGGTGTGAATCTTACTCTGACTGTTGTTGATACACCTGGATTTGGTGATGCAGTCGATAACAGCAATTg TTGGGTACCAGTAATCGAATATATTGAATCCAAATACGAGGAGTTCCTGAATGCCGAGTCTCGTGTTGTGAGACGACAGATTCCAGACAGTCGAGTACACTGTTGTCTCTACTTCGTCGCTCCTTCAGGGCATGGCTTAAAGCCATTGGATGTAGAGTTCATGCAACGTCTTCACGACAAAGTTAACATTATACCTGTCATCGCGAAGGCGGATACCATGACGCCAGATGAATGTGCTCATTTTAAGAAAcag attttaaatgaaatagcacaacataagataaaaatctaCGAATTCCCAGaggtagaagaagaagaggaaagtaAATTGCATAAAGTTCTTAGAGAAAGAGTACCGTTTGCTGTAGTGGGTGCAAATACCGTAGTCGAACATGACGGTAGAAAAGTTCGTGGAAGGAAGTATCCTTGGGGAATCGCAGAAG TGGAAAATTTGGAGCATTGTGACTTCATAGCATTACGAAATATGGTTATTAGAACACACTTACAAGATCTAAAAGATGTTACAAATAACGtacattatgaaaattttcgatgtCGCACGTTAGCGGGTGTTGGAGTGGATGGGAAACCAACAAAAGTTTCGAATAA TTTGTGCCCTCCAGGAGTGATGAACAGTTTCATGACAGTATG GAATCCACTAGCTcaattagaagaagaaaaaagagaacatgataataaaatgaaaaaaatggaaattgataTGGAACAAgtatttgaaatgaaagttagagaaaagaaacaaaaacttaAAGATTCAGAAGCAGat TTACAAAGAAGGCACGAACAAATGCGACGTTCTTTGGAGCAACAAGTACGTGaattagaagaaaagagaCGAGCATTTGAGGCTGAAAAGTTAGCATGGGAACAACAAACTGGTCACAGTATTGAAGAATTGCGTAGGCGCAGCCTAGAAGCAAATTCAAAAGA gGCTGTCGATGGTAAGgataagaagaataagaagaaaggACTCTTTTAA
- the LOC108004187 gene encoding septin-7 isoform X2, which yields MSTENQNGSAGTQSNGIKTTIGWSSSTRTVSNNSSFLHTSNSMLNRDKPRQVPPPTLPKYTSSFNAGWNGSGTTERLSRDREVGGSYRLASLDRLALRQRILDGEKTNGDTTSIQAKRELFFKGDNAGIISSPSVPSVPPPQPPSQAPTSMSTSSTSTSSTTTTTTTTLASPNTAPPTSSTVYTSVTSSAPTSKPRLPPSTVILNQNDASEDSNKRESNRNSENKETAVLHHPRPTPPTKPKELDGYVGFANLPNQVYRKAVKKGFDFTLMVVGESGLGKSTLINSMFLADIYSAEYPGPSLRVKKTVAVETSKVLLKENGVNLTLTVVDTPGFGDAVDNSNCWVPVIEYIESKYEEFLNAESRVVRRQIPDSRVHCCLYFVAPSGHGLKPLDVEFMQRLHDKVNIIPVIAKADTMTPDECAHFKKQILNEIAQHKIKIYEFPEVEEEEESKLHKVLRERVPFAVVGANTVVEHDGRKVRGRKYPWGIAEVENLEHCDFIALRNMVIRTHLQDLKDVTNNVHYENFRCRTLAGVGVDGKPTKVSNKNPLAQLEEEKREHDNKMKKMEIDMEQVFEMKVREKKQKLKDSEADLQRRHEQMRRSLEQQVRELEEKRRAFEAEKLAWEQQTGHSIEELRRRSLEANSKETGSVSSEGSGGGGGTLRGSRGIGSLLRRHTSFKSPQDSPTQIQLVIQHPEHP from the exons ATGTCGACCGAAAATCAAAACGGTTCCGCTGGTACACAAAGCAACGGAATAAAAACCACAATTGGTTGGTCGTCGTCCACAAGGACTGTCTCGAACAATTCATCGTTTTTACATACTAGCAACTCGATGTTGAACCGTGACAAGCCGCGTCAAGTGCCACCACCAACTTTACCGAAATACACGTCGAGTTTTAATGCCGGTTGGAATGGCAGCGGCACAACCGAACGATTAAGCAGAGATCGCGAAGTCGGAGGTAGTTACAGGCTGGCAAGCCTTGACAGACTTGCCCTCAGGCAGAGGATATTGGACGGGGAAAAAACGAATGGTGACACCACGTCG aTACAGGCGAAGCGTGAGCTATTCTTCAAAGGCGATAACGCCGGAATAATATCGTCTCCATCTGTGCCATCGGTCCCGCCTCCACAACCTCCGTCGCAGGCCCCGACGTCGATGAGCACATCGTCGACGAGCACGTCGTCGACGACGACCACGACAACCACAACACTTGCTTCGCCTAACACAGCACCGCCAACCTCTTCGACCGTGTACACAAGCGTCACATCGTCGGCGCCTACCTCGAAGCCACGATTACCTCCGTCCACGGTGATCCTAAATCAAAACGATGCATCAGAGGACAGTAATAAACGGGAGTCGAATCGAAATAGCGAGAACAAGGAGACTGCTGTCCTTCATCATCCGCGACCAACGCCGCCGACTAAGCCCAAAGAACTCGATGGTTATGTGGGATTCGCAAATCTACCCAACCAAGTTTATAGAAAGGCTGTTAAGAAAGGATTCGATTTTACTCTGATGGTCGTCG GTGAATCAGGACTAGGAAAATCAACCTTGATCAATTCAATGTTCCTCGCCGATATATATAGTGCCGAATATCCTGGCCCTAGCCTTAGAGTTAAAAAAACTGTAGCCGTAGAGACTAGTAAAGTATTGTTAAAAGAGAATGGTGTGAATCTTACTCTGACTGTTGTTGATACACCTGGATTTGGTGATGCAGTCGATAACAGCAATTg TTGGGTACCAGTAATCGAATATATTGAATCCAAATACGAGGAGTTCCTGAATGCCGAGTCTCGTGTTGTGAGACGACAGATTCCAGACAGTCGAGTACACTGTTGTCTCTACTTCGTCGCTCCTTCAGGGCATGGCTTAAAGCCATTGGATGTAGAGTTCATGCAACGTCTTCACGACAAAGTTAACATTATACCTGTCATCGCGAAGGCGGATACCATGACGCCAGATGAATGTGCTCATTTTAAGAAAcag attttaaatgaaatagcacaacataagataaaaatctaCGAATTCCCAGaggtagaagaagaagaggaaagtaAATTGCATAAAGTTCTTAGAGAAAGAGTACCGTTTGCTGTAGTGGGTGCAAATACCGTAGTCGAACATGACGGTAGAAAAGTTCGTGGAAGGAAGTATCCTTGGGGAATCGCAGAAG TGGAAAATTTGGAGCATTGTGACTTCATAGCATTACGAAATATGGTTATTAGAACACACTTACAAGATCTAAAAGATGTTACAAATAACGtacattatgaaaattttcgatgtCGCACGTTAGCGGGTGTTGGAGTGGATGGGAAACCAACAAAAGTTTCGAATAA GAATCCACTAGCTcaattagaagaagaaaaaagagaacatgataataaaatgaaaaaaatggaaattgataTGGAACAAgtatttgaaatgaaagttagagaaaagaaacaaaaacttaAAGATTCAGAAGCAGat TTACAAAGAAGGCACGAACAAATGCGACGTTCTTTGGAGCAACAAGTACGTGaattagaagaaaagagaCGAGCATTTGAGGCTGAAAAGTTAGCATGGGAACAACAAACTGGTCACAGTATTGAAGAATTGCGTAGGCGCAGCCTAGAAGCAAATTCAAAAGA GACGGGATCAGTGTCTTCCGAGGGATCTGGCGGTGGCGGGGGTACGTTGAGGGGTTCCCGAGGGATAGGAAGTCTCCTACGCCGTCACACCAGTTTCAAATCACCTCAAGACAGCCCTACACAGATACAGCTTGTCATACAACATCCCGAGCATCCTTAG
- the LOC108004187 gene encoding septin-7 isoform X5, which yields MPVTALSRRRLDPAILARYNNQRANSSQQIQAKRELFFKGDNAGIISSPSVPSVPPPQPPSQAPTSMSTSSTSTSSTTTTTTTTLASPNTAPPTSSTVYTSVTSSAPTSKPRLPPSTVILNQNDASEDSNKRESNRNSENKETAVLHHPRPTPPTKPKELDGYVGFANLPNQVYRKAVKKGFDFTLMVVGESGLGKSTLINSMFLADIYSAEYPGPSLRVKKTVAVETSKVLLKENGVNLTLTVVDTPGFGDAVDNSNCWVPVIEYIESKYEEFLNAESRVVRRQIPDSRVHCCLYFVAPSGHGLKPLDVEFMQRLHDKVNIIPVIAKADTMTPDECAHFKKQILNEIAQHKIKIYEFPEVEEEEESKLHKVLRERVPFAVVGANTVVEHDGRKVRGRKYPWGIAEVENLEHCDFIALRNMVIRTHLQDLKDVTNNVHYENFRCRTLAGVGVDGKPTKVSNNLCPPGVMNSFMTVWNPLAQLEEEKREHDNKMKKMEIDMEQVFEMKVREKKQKLKDSEADLQRRHEQMRRSLEQQVRELEEKRRAFEAEKLAWEQQTGHSIEELRRRSLEANSKETGSVSSEGSGGGGGTLRGSRGIGSLLRRHTSFKSPQDSPTQIQLVIQHPEHP from the exons atgccAGTAACTGCATTGTCGAGACGTCGTCTCGATCCGGCAATTCTTGCCAGATACAATAATCAACGAGCCAATTCTTCTCAACAG aTACAGGCGAAGCGTGAGCTATTCTTCAAAGGCGATAACGCCGGAATAATATCGTCTCCATCTGTGCCATCGGTCCCGCCTCCACAACCTCCGTCGCAGGCCCCGACGTCGATGAGCACATCGTCGACGAGCACGTCGTCGACGACGACCACGACAACCACAACACTTGCTTCGCCTAACACAGCACCGCCAACCTCTTCGACCGTGTACACAAGCGTCACATCGTCGGCGCCTACCTCGAAGCCACGATTACCTCCGTCCACGGTGATCCTAAATCAAAACGATGCATCAGAGGACAGTAATAAACGGGAGTCGAATCGAAATAGCGAGAACAAGGAGACTGCTGTCCTTCATCATCCGCGACCAACGCCGCCGACTAAGCCCAAAGAACTCGATGGTTATGTGGGATTCGCAAATCTACCCAACCAAGTTTATAGAAAGGCTGTTAAGAAAGGATTCGATTTTACTCTGATGGTCGTCG GTGAATCAGGACTAGGAAAATCAACCTTGATCAATTCAATGTTCCTCGCCGATATATATAGTGCCGAATATCCTGGCCCTAGCCTTAGAGTTAAAAAAACTGTAGCCGTAGAGACTAGTAAAGTATTGTTAAAAGAGAATGGTGTGAATCTTACTCTGACTGTTGTTGATACACCTGGATTTGGTGATGCAGTCGATAACAGCAATTg TTGGGTACCAGTAATCGAATATATTGAATCCAAATACGAGGAGTTCCTGAATGCCGAGTCTCGTGTTGTGAGACGACAGATTCCAGACAGTCGAGTACACTGTTGTCTCTACTTCGTCGCTCCTTCAGGGCATGGCTTAAAGCCATTGGATGTAGAGTTCATGCAACGTCTTCACGACAAAGTTAACATTATACCTGTCATCGCGAAGGCGGATACCATGACGCCAGATGAATGTGCTCATTTTAAGAAAcag attttaaatgaaatagcacaacataagataaaaatctaCGAATTCCCAGaggtagaagaagaagaggaaagtaAATTGCATAAAGTTCTTAGAGAAAGAGTACCGTTTGCTGTAGTGGGTGCAAATACCGTAGTCGAACATGACGGTAGAAAAGTTCGTGGAAGGAAGTATCCTTGGGGAATCGCAGAAG TGGAAAATTTGGAGCATTGTGACTTCATAGCATTACGAAATATGGTTATTAGAACACACTTACAAGATCTAAAAGATGTTACAAATAACGtacattatgaaaattttcgatgtCGCACGTTAGCGGGTGTTGGAGTGGATGGGAAACCAACAAAAGTTTCGAATAA TTTGTGCCCTCCAGGAGTGATGAACAGTTTCATGACAGTATG GAATCCACTAGCTcaattagaagaagaaaaaagagaacatgataataaaatgaaaaaaatggaaattgataTGGAACAAgtatttgaaatgaaagttagagaaaagaaacaaaaacttaAAGATTCAGAAGCAGat TTACAAAGAAGGCACGAACAAATGCGACGTTCTTTGGAGCAACAAGTACGTGaattagaagaaaagagaCGAGCATTTGAGGCTGAAAAGTTAGCATGGGAACAACAAACTGGTCACAGTATTGAAGAATTGCGTAGGCGCAGCCTAGAAGCAAATTCAAAAGA GACGGGATCAGTGTCTTCCGAGGGATCTGGCGGTGGCGGGGGTACGTTGAGGGGTTCCCGAGGGATAGGAAGTCTCCTACGCCGTCACACCAGTTTCAAATCACCTCAAGACAGCCCTACACAGATACAGCTTGTCATACAACATCCCGAGCATCCTTAG
- the LOC108004187 gene encoding septin-7 isoform X10, with amino-acid sequence MPVTALSRRRLDPAILARYNNQRANSSQQIQAKRELFFKGDNAGIISSPSVPSVPPPQPPSQAPTSMSTSSTSTSSTTTTTTTTLASPNTAPPTSSTVYTSVTSSAPTSKPRLPPSTVILNQNDASEDSNKRESNRNSENKETAVLHHPRPTPPTKPKELDGYVGFANLPNQVYRKAVKKGFDFTLMVVGESGLGKSTLINSMFLADIYSAEYPGPSLRVKKTVAVETSKVLLKENGVNLTLTVVDTPGFGDAVDNSNCWVPVIEYIESKYEEFLNAESRVVRRQIPDSRVHCCLYFVAPSGHGLKPLDVEFMQRLHDKVNIIPVIAKADTMTPDECAHFKKQILNEIAQHKIKIYEFPEVEEEEESKLHKVLRERVPFAVVGANTVVEHDGRKVRGRKYPWGIAEVENLEHCDFIALRNMVIRTHLQDLKDVTNNVHYENFRCRTLAGVGVDGKPTKVSNKNPLAQLEEEKREHDNKMKKMEIDMEQVFEMKVREKKQKLKDSEADLQRRHEQMRRSLEQQVRELEEKRRAFEAEKLAWEQQTGHSIEELRRRSLEANSKEAVDGKDKKNKKKGLF; translated from the exons atgccAGTAACTGCATTGTCGAGACGTCGTCTCGATCCGGCAATTCTTGCCAGATACAATAATCAACGAGCCAATTCTTCTCAACAG aTACAGGCGAAGCGTGAGCTATTCTTCAAAGGCGATAACGCCGGAATAATATCGTCTCCATCTGTGCCATCGGTCCCGCCTCCACAACCTCCGTCGCAGGCCCCGACGTCGATGAGCACATCGTCGACGAGCACGTCGTCGACGACGACCACGACAACCACAACACTTGCTTCGCCTAACACAGCACCGCCAACCTCTTCGACCGTGTACACAAGCGTCACATCGTCGGCGCCTACCTCGAAGCCACGATTACCTCCGTCCACGGTGATCCTAAATCAAAACGATGCATCAGAGGACAGTAATAAACGGGAGTCGAATCGAAATAGCGAGAACAAGGAGACTGCTGTCCTTCATCATCCGCGACCAACGCCGCCGACTAAGCCCAAAGAACTCGATGGTTATGTGGGATTCGCAAATCTACCCAACCAAGTTTATAGAAAGGCTGTTAAGAAAGGATTCGATTTTACTCTGATGGTCGTCG GTGAATCAGGACTAGGAAAATCAACCTTGATCAATTCAATGTTCCTCGCCGATATATATAGTGCCGAATATCCTGGCCCTAGCCTTAGAGTTAAAAAAACTGTAGCCGTAGAGACTAGTAAAGTATTGTTAAAAGAGAATGGTGTGAATCTTACTCTGACTGTTGTTGATACACCTGGATTTGGTGATGCAGTCGATAACAGCAATTg TTGGGTACCAGTAATCGAATATATTGAATCCAAATACGAGGAGTTCCTGAATGCCGAGTCTCGTGTTGTGAGACGACAGATTCCAGACAGTCGAGTACACTGTTGTCTCTACTTCGTCGCTCCTTCAGGGCATGGCTTAAAGCCATTGGATGTAGAGTTCATGCAACGTCTTCACGACAAAGTTAACATTATACCTGTCATCGCGAAGGCGGATACCATGACGCCAGATGAATGTGCTCATTTTAAGAAAcag attttaaatgaaatagcacaacataagataaaaatctaCGAATTCCCAGaggtagaagaagaagaggaaagtaAATTGCATAAAGTTCTTAGAGAAAGAGTACCGTTTGCTGTAGTGGGTGCAAATACCGTAGTCGAACATGACGGTAGAAAAGTTCGTGGAAGGAAGTATCCTTGGGGAATCGCAGAAG TGGAAAATTTGGAGCATTGTGACTTCATAGCATTACGAAATATGGTTATTAGAACACACTTACAAGATCTAAAAGATGTTACAAATAACGtacattatgaaaattttcgatgtCGCACGTTAGCGGGTGTTGGAGTGGATGGGAAACCAACAAAAGTTTCGAATAA GAATCCACTAGCTcaattagaagaagaaaaaagagaacatgataataaaatgaaaaaaatggaaattgataTGGAACAAgtatttgaaatgaaagttagagaaaagaaacaaaaacttaAAGATTCAGAAGCAGat TTACAAAGAAGGCACGAACAAATGCGACGTTCTTTGGAGCAACAAGTACGTGaattagaagaaaagagaCGAGCATTTGAGGCTGAAAAGTTAGCATGGGAACAACAAACTGGTCACAGTATTGAAGAATTGCGTAGGCGCAGCCTAGAAGCAAATTCAAAAGA gGCTGTCGATGGTAAGgataagaagaataagaagaaaggACTCTTTTAA
- the LOC108004187 gene encoding septin-7 isoform X6: MPVTALSRRRLDPAILARYNNQRANSSQQIQAKRELFFKGDNAGIISSPSVPSVPPPQPPSQAPTSMSTSSTSTSSTTTTTTTTLASPNTAPPTSSTVYTSVTSSAPTSKPRLPPSTVILNQNDASEDSNKRESNRNSENKETAVLHHPRPTPPTKPKELDGYVGFANLPNQVYRKAVKKGFDFTLMVVGESGLGKSTLINSMFLADIYSAEYPGPSLRVKKTVAVETSKVLLKENGVNLTLTVVDTPGFGDAVDNSNCWVPVIEYIESKYEEFLNAESRVVRRQIPDSRVHCCLYFVAPSGHGLKPLDVEFMQRLHDKVNIIPVIAKADTMTPDECAHFKKQILNEIAQHKIKIYEFPEVEEEEESKLHKVLRERVPFAVVGANTVVEHDGRKVRGRKYPWGIAEVENLEHCDFIALRNMVIRTHLQDLKDVTNNVHYENFRCRTLAGVGVDGKPTKVSNKNPLAQLEEEKREHDNKMKKMEIDMEQVFEMKVREKKQKLKDSEADLQRRHEQMRRSLEQQVRELEEKRRAFEAEKLAWEQQTGHSIEELRRRSLEANSKETGSVSSEGSGGGGGTLRGSRGIGSLLRRHTSFKSPQDSPTQIQLVIQHPEHP; encoded by the exons atgccAGTAACTGCATTGTCGAGACGTCGTCTCGATCCGGCAATTCTTGCCAGATACAATAATCAACGAGCCAATTCTTCTCAACAG aTACAGGCGAAGCGTGAGCTATTCTTCAAAGGCGATAACGCCGGAATAATATCGTCTCCATCTGTGCCATCGGTCCCGCCTCCACAACCTCCGTCGCAGGCCCCGACGTCGATGAGCACATCGTCGACGAGCACGTCGTCGACGACGACCACGACAACCACAACACTTGCTTCGCCTAACACAGCACCGCCAACCTCTTCGACCGTGTACACAAGCGTCACATCGTCGGCGCCTACCTCGAAGCCACGATTACCTCCGTCCACGGTGATCCTAAATCAAAACGATGCATCAGAGGACAGTAATAAACGGGAGTCGAATCGAAATAGCGAGAACAAGGAGACTGCTGTCCTTCATCATCCGCGACCAACGCCGCCGACTAAGCCCAAAGAACTCGATGGTTATGTGGGATTCGCAAATCTACCCAACCAAGTTTATAGAAAGGCTGTTAAGAAAGGATTCGATTTTACTCTGATGGTCGTCG GTGAATCAGGACTAGGAAAATCAACCTTGATCAATTCAATGTTCCTCGCCGATATATATAGTGCCGAATATCCTGGCCCTAGCCTTAGAGTTAAAAAAACTGTAGCCGTAGAGACTAGTAAAGTATTGTTAAAAGAGAATGGTGTGAATCTTACTCTGACTGTTGTTGATACACCTGGATTTGGTGATGCAGTCGATAACAGCAATTg TTGGGTACCAGTAATCGAATATATTGAATCCAAATACGAGGAGTTCCTGAATGCCGAGTCTCGTGTTGTGAGACGACAGATTCCAGACAGTCGAGTACACTGTTGTCTCTACTTCGTCGCTCCTTCAGGGCATGGCTTAAAGCCATTGGATGTAGAGTTCATGCAACGTCTTCACGACAAAGTTAACATTATACCTGTCATCGCGAAGGCGGATACCATGACGCCAGATGAATGTGCTCATTTTAAGAAAcag attttaaatgaaatagcacaacataagataaaaatctaCGAATTCCCAGaggtagaagaagaagaggaaagtaAATTGCATAAAGTTCTTAGAGAAAGAGTACCGTTTGCTGTAGTGGGTGCAAATACCGTAGTCGAACATGACGGTAGAAAAGTTCGTGGAAGGAAGTATCCTTGGGGAATCGCAGAAG TGGAAAATTTGGAGCATTGTGACTTCATAGCATTACGAAATATGGTTATTAGAACACACTTACAAGATCTAAAAGATGTTACAAATAACGtacattatgaaaattttcgatgtCGCACGTTAGCGGGTGTTGGAGTGGATGGGAAACCAACAAAAGTTTCGAATAA GAATCCACTAGCTcaattagaagaagaaaaaagagaacatgataataaaatgaaaaaaatggaaattgataTGGAACAAgtatttgaaatgaaagttagagaaaagaaacaaaaacttaAAGATTCAGAAGCAGat TTACAAAGAAGGCACGAACAAATGCGACGTTCTTTGGAGCAACAAGTACGTGaattagaagaaaagagaCGAGCATTTGAGGCTGAAAAGTTAGCATGGGAACAACAAACTGGTCACAGTATTGAAGAATTGCGTAGGCGCAGCCTAGAAGCAAATTCAAAAGA GACGGGATCAGTGTCTTCCGAGGGATCTGGCGGTGGCGGGGGTACGTTGAGGGGTTCCCGAGGGATAGGAAGTCTCCTACGCCGTCACACCAGTTTCAAATCACCTCAAGACAGCCCTACACAGATACAGCTTGTCATACAACATCCCGAGCATCCTTAG